In Xiphophorus maculatus strain JP 163 A chromosome 9, X_maculatus-5.0-male, whole genome shotgun sequence, the genomic window GTCATGTATATGTAggtgtgtgtttaaaaatatgtatattcctcattttgctttttttttttttacagagataAAATAATTTGGAATGACGCCATGGTCATATTATGTTATGTGAAACATCATACTGGTTTTATGATATTCAGCTTCAGGTCTTCAATATTCACTGATTCTGAGTTTCATGCTGATTTCTCATAATTTCCCATCCCCTTCAGCACAGTACAgggtttttgctcatttttaagagttttgtGAAGTTTTTTAGATTCTTCCTGAATCTCTGCTGCCCTCATGTGGTGCTCAATAGACATTTAATGCTCCTTTCTAAAGAACAAATAGTTTTCATAACAGCAGCATTTCTGTTGGATCTTTTTCTGTTGGATCTTTTCTCTTTGTCTATTTTGCATACAGGTTTGTTCAAGTAGTGTTTAGGAAATttagatttgagtttttttcagtatttctaTCCGTGGTGTGGATCTTTCAGGATGAGCAGCTTTCTGTGAAGCAGGAGACCAACACATTCAGGGTGACTActgcttttaaagaaatatcCCACAATGAATCAGAACTAAAGCAGATAACAGATaaaggaggaaccagaacctgtgcAGATTAAAGATGAACAGGAGGGTCTTTGTAGTTATACAGATGAAGATCAGCTTGTAGTGAAGCAGAAGACTGAAAGCGTCATGGTTACTTCAGCTAATTAGCAAACAACAACAGTGAcccaaaaccaaacagaaaccaaCTTTTATCTGCAAACTGCCCTGAAGCTGAGAACCAGCATCACCATAGAAGAAACCAGAAAGACTCAGAATCAAGTAAAGCTAAAGATCTGGAGACAATTTGAAACCTTATTCTTGTGATTTGTGTGAGAAGTCTTTCACTGAAAGGGTTCACATGGAAAGTCACCTTACAACTCCCAGATGAGAAACCTTAAACTTGTGATTTTGCTAAAAGTCTCTTTGTACAAGGTTTACTGTAAAACTCACACTGataaaaagcctttttcttgTGATATAGACTTTTTAGAAACAGCAGTAATTTGACTTGTCACAAAAGATCTCACTTGAgggaaaagtttttatttatttcagtttcgtGTATAAAGGCAGCAAGTAACAAGAATTACAATCAGGGAGTCAAAGTTCCaccttttattttgatttgggTCCAGATCTTCTGCGCAGTGAGGAGAAGAGCTGTGACACATTTAGTGAAGgttttaatgaatgaaattcAGTCATCCTGGATCACTCTGCTACCTCTGTCCATTTCTCAAACTaacattttcattctgattttTACTATTCAGTTATTCTGATGctgtattttgttattgttttgctatatttttttgtaaagcattattttgcaaagttttctccaaataaagttttactttgtttacatgaagtggtgtgtttttttatcctttgcttaaaatgtttatatgcttttttctcttttgataTATGACATTTAAGATGATTTGAATCTTTCatacagttaaaatatttttactaaataaagatTATgtgattaaacattttctgtacttGAAGTCCTTTAAAAGAATccaaatcattattttttaataatgttttactAAAGTCACAACAGGTTTAGTACAGGTTTGATAAGCTTTGATACATTCTTCaatataaatgtgtttcagCACAAGAGTGTGTTATTGTAGGCAACTTGAttaaaactttaacacatttactgttttaaaaccCTGGTTTAATTTTTCTCAGTTCATATTGAGTTAATTCAGACACCAAAATCAGATGGAATGGAAACTAAAACACCTGGACTAAAATGTTTGCAGGTAGCATTGAAACTTTTCACAATAAAGCAAATTTTCATGTTTGCAGTGAGAATGCAGTCAAAATAAGGGAAGACAGATTCAAAATAGAGCAGGAAAGATTAGAACAGGAAGGGGAGAAACAAGAAACACTATTAAGATATGAACGTACTGGAgtcaacagaaaacaacacaacacagaAACTGGATCGAACaaataagttacatttaatcCTAATTTTATTGCATCTATTCCTCTGTAAAGGAAAACTAAACTGTTTTCACAGTCAGCTCtgtaagagaaaaacaacattaatgccTTTTGACATTACTCTGCCTCAGCAGATCAATACTTTTATGCCTTaattatgtgatttttaatCATAGCATATATGGAGGCCTGGATTGATTTCACCTAAATATGACGACAGAAGACACATGGAGGAATTTAggaaaatatatgtaatttGATCAATATATACAGGAAGATTCAGAatgtaaaagtattaaaattttGGGTATTTTCTTATAACAGTTGAGTGATAAAATATTACTGACTACATGTGATGCGACACAAGAAGATCAGGAACAATTCGCCAGAGAAGTAGCAGAGAATAAGACAAAAAGCACCAATTTTTGGaaagtgagttttattttttgttaaatttactAGTTGCATGCTGGAATGaagaaaccagtttaaaattgtaaaagtttGAATTCAGCttgtttaaaagtaaacttcagctgtttgtgaataaatacaaaaaagaaaagggtggAGGTAAGAGTACACAGACTGCATGTGCATGGCTCACTTTATTTGTCATTAGTCCAGGgctagtgtgtgtgtgtgtgtgtgtgtgtgtgtgtgtgtgtgtgtgtgtgtgtgtgtgtgtgtgtgtgtgtgtgtgtgttttattgtttgccTTTTATTGTTCTACATTAATGCTGACAATACGAGATCTAAAACGTCCGGAGAAATACAAACGTTTTATCCTCCAAGCGGAACCTTAAGAGCCACAACTGTTTCTGGGGGAATGTCCATGTGCTACTTCCGGCGGACGTAAACAATGAGGTGCTAACAGTATTAGCTTCAAGGCTTCCTCCTGTTTATCATCGGTTAGAAGACGACTTTTGCTGTGTGAGGTGAATATTTCAGTATTTGTAAGAACCCGGTCAGGAAACCCAAATCATCTCAGAACCCCGGTACCTTAAGCTTCCTGTTCTGAATGAACAGAGAATAAGATCAGGGAACTAGTTGATGTCGCGGATGAAGCAGGGCGCGACCGTGTTTTGTTCACAGCTCGATGATTTGCTTCGTTTTTCGCCGTTTGTCTTCGTTTAATCTGTCAGATATTTAACCGAGACTAAATAAAGAATTTGAATTGCTTGAACAAACTTAAGACCAGCGGCCttcaaataataaacatgtaaacTAAAAGTTTTATCTACAGTCTGAGTTTCATGTTTAAAGCTGCGTTTAGACCTCCAACATGAAACAAATAGCTGAAACTCACACAGTCGTTCCTTCATGTACATAACAGACTTTAGCCACTATTTCAGTTTGGActgttgaaatgtaaaaactttaaagtgaattaaaatattGGTATTTCAGCACTTGTTCttgatttctgttgtttttgtagcGGAAATACCAGATAGAAGATACTAATATTTATAACAAGTTTAATCTGTGAATCTTATTTCAATCACTTCCTAATGGGTGGacaattatttttccaaatggACGATGTGAAGAATTTGAAGGACATTAGATAAGAATGCAGGAGTCAAAAGGTGAAGCTAATTCAatgctgaatagaaaaattaaGTGATTCTGTTTTCTTCCCTTATTTCCCCTTCAAAGCTCAGATAATATTAAACTCCCTCTCTAATTAATTTCTCTATGTTTTAACAATAACATCCTGACAGAGACCAGTTAGCTTCCAGGCTAACGGATAAGCTAACAGAGTACAAGAGGCAGCGAGAGTCGTTTTAAAGAACAGGTCAAAAGGTCTCAAGAATTACATGTTACATTGTTACCAAGAGAACCATGTTTTATGAACAGTTGCAGTAAATATTAGCCAGATCCTTCATCGACCGTCTCAGCTACAACATGTACATACCTTATTTATGACACGTCTGTTCTCCCGGTATGGTGATGCTGTCgatatatgtgtgtttttctttgtctgtctTTGGGTTGGAAAATCTTTACATAATGAATTGTGTGACATTGATATGGAGATCTATGCAAACAACTTGGCACTACCCAGAAGTCTCTGATACCTGAAAGTATTACTTCATTGTACTTGATTTTCTGGcaaaacacaatataaataatttacagaTCAACTCTTTGTGAAGATCTTCataaacacgttttactgaatTGTTCTACTGTTCTTCATTCCCTCAGATCTTCCACAGCAACATGTCTGTTATCACTTGGAAGGTTCTTGATGGTGGCTCTCCCATGAAtgaagagagaaacaaagttgaACACAAGACAACAAgcactataaaaataaaagaggaaccagaaccacagcatattgttgacaggaaagaggaacTGAAATCTCAACCAATGAAAGAacaagttgaacattttattgttcagGATGAAGGGCAGCTTTTAGTGACGCAGGAGACCAACAACACTATGGTGTCTCCTGCTGATGAGAACATATTCCACAATGAACCAGAACTACAGCCAGTAAAGGAGGAACCAGGACCTGTAGAGAATACAGAAGATGACGAACCTGAACTTATACAGATTAAAGAGGAACATCAGGATCACTGTTGTCATCAGGATGAAAAGCATCTTGACATAAACCAGGAAGCTGACATTTTTATAATGGCTCCTGCATGTGAGCAAAAGGACAGCCATGAACCGGAACCAAACAAGAACCAGCTCCCCTCTGCAAACCACCAAGAAGATGAGAACCAACATCAGCAAAAAAGCAACCAGGAAGACTCCGGATCAAGAAGAGACACAGATCTGCAGTCAGAGAAGAAACCTAAGAGCACCAGATATCACAGGGTCTTTGTGaacaattcaaaacaaaatggacataaaacaaatttgcCATCATGTGAAGTATGTGGGAAGTGTTTTGCAAAGCGCAAGTATGTGACTGTccacatgagaactcacacaggagagaagccGTATCCCTGTATATTTTGTGGTAAATCTTTTATTGACCATAGCACCAGAGCCAGACACACCAGAACACACACCGGCGTGAAGCCATATCCTTGTGATCTATGTGATAAATCATTCACACAACCCAATCACTTGGCTCATCACTTaagaactcacacaggtgagaaacctttctcGTGTCTGACTTGTGGAAAAGATTTCAGCCAGCAGTCTAACCTAACTGTccacatgagaactcatacagGCGAGAAGCCTTACTATTGTAAGCTGTGTGATAAATCATTCATCCAGCCCAGTGGTTTGGCTCGCCACCTCAGAAcccacacaggtgagaagcctttctcttgtcTAACCTGCGGGAAAGGTTTCATCCAGCAGTCTAATTTGACAgttcacatgagaactcatagGAATAAGAAGCCACCATTCACAGTCCAACAAAAGTCTAGTTCTTTTTTGAGTAGTgagtaaaaattacatttgtttcaatattaaaggaaaatgtCAATATCTGTCTATTCTCAAAGCAACAACCATCACCAGGAAAATGAACTGTAATATTCTGCTGCTCAGCTGAAGATTCAATGTTTCCAGAACCAAACCAGCTGAGGCAGCGTTTAGCGTCTATGCTCCTCAACATTTGATCcaacttttgtttctgtgagATGTTgagttctctcttttttaaagcaaaatattgAGGTTCTTGTTGAAGCACTTTAAATCCTCTTGTATGAATGTTGGAATAGAAATAAACTCACCAGTTTACTGTAGTGTTTACAAGGTttacttcattttaatttattgaactgtttttattttcttattactCAGCATTTGAGGTTTTTAACCTGAAATTTCATATTTAGAGAAAAGGGTTTTATTATCACTGTTCTTTTAAGTGATTTACATGTATTATTTTCACTGCTGTAAGATGGGAGATAATAaaaattttgtcttattttcttgtttctctacagtttatatatatttgtttaatcaaatcatttttgtttattttcagacaaATATTCCTATTGTGTTTATGGGTGTAATTATGCACTTTGATTCCTTTCTGCATAAAATGTGAGTCCAAGGAAGTTTATCTCACCACAGAAAAATTCAGTTGACCTGAATTTACCTGTTAGAGGCGTGTTTCTGACGTTTGTTTCCTTCATGCGGTTTATCCAGGAGCCAGGAATAATGTCATTATTCTGaattataaacaaataaaaacatttgagcaaAGTACTAAAGCATCTATATTAGTTTCTATCCTCAAACTATGAGAATGCTAAAGTGGTGAAAAGATGATCATCGACATTTGGCACTTTTACACTTGCTGGttcattattttcatatttagtgAGCTTTTCTGTTCTCTGTAATATATTAGATTATactttctgaattttatttatgaatgatGTACAAGtaccattttatttatattattaagaGGTTAAACATGCAGGTTGATGAATGTGCCTTtagaattttaagaaaaacgCAGTTTCATAGTATATTAGAGTATTTATGGGTCACAAGTAATTATTTGAGCATATAATcaacaatttcaataaaataaaaactttcttgcctggaaaaacatcagaattacttgcaaagcttttaaaaaaacctttttaggTGACATCAGTATTTTGGTAACAGGACGTTAAAAAATGCCGTTATCTTTAATATAAaaacctaattaaaaaaatgtaatgaactcACCCGATATTGACCAATGCCCATTTTTAATAGGTATTTTCATAttactatatttatttattgtttaattgtttCTAATCTGTCGTTTCAGCATGTTGTTCAGCATTTATCTTcagaatatttgaaataatttgaattaaacgAAAAATAATTAAAGGCGGGGGCGGGAGGGGAGGGGTGGTAAAAGAGGAACTGAAGTGCAAAACTCTGTTTCTAGTGAACATTTCAGTGTGAGACTTCCGGCGGAAGTAAACAACAAGCCGCTAGCTGCGTTAGCTTCCAGACTTTCTTCTGTTTATCGTCGGTTTTTGTTGTGTGAACTGAATGTATCTGCGGTAACAAAACCTTCTTTTCATCGGAGAAATATTTAACATCAGCTCAGACTGCTGGATACCAGCTGGAAGGTATGCTGCACCTGAatcatcagtttttgtttgtgtaaaatatgtgtggtagtatttttaatgaaacatgTATCCATATATTGAGGTGGTTTGACAGAGATGTTTGTTTGCAAACCGTCTCAGACTTCAGGTTGTTCTGGTAGATGCTGCAAAAGTCGAAATCAGCAGCGACTTTGTGTTATTTGGTCTGCATGGTGGCATTAAACCTTAATACTGTGTGggtttgtaaaaagaaatgaatgaatgtccACCATCAAGAATGTGTAACACCGACTTCTGCCCGAAGGTCCGGACGCTACACCTCCACAAACCACTTTATGGCCACAGCAATGACCTTAAGTGCAGCTCATACAATCAATCCATATTGAAATTGATCCAACGGAAACTAAAGTCACCTTTCCactggatattttttaaaatgctccaAAAAATGATTTGTATTGTCTAATAGCTAATAAAGCAAATGGATTATGGATAAGGACTGAAAATACTAAAGaatttgaaagagagcagaactGACACAAACCAAGAGAGAATAACTGGAATCAGCTACTCCTCTAATAATAATTGGTTTCCCCAAAAGTAATGCAGCCGTTTATGTCTTCTGGATTGGGATTCATAGATGATTACAGCTGAGAATAATCCTCCTAACAAGAGAAATGCATCCCATGCTGTTTAGTGGTGGTCCAAGTACTGAACCCTGCAGAACCCCATAGCTAACATTTTGTCAGGAGCTAAAGGCTAAAGACCCAAAGGGAACTGCACCCAATCTGGACAAGCTTGTGAGAGCCATATTTAAAATTCtagagtttatttttcaaatcaaaacatcTAAAATGGCATAATGGGCGACTCCAACCTGACCAAAACCAAATTGCTTCTCTTGAACCAGTTCAACACTGGCTCTACTTGTACTGGCTTTGAACCAGTACAAGACCAAACAGAAAACTATTTggttcagttttctgaaacacgGTGGCACCGGTGGTAGGAGTCCGTCCTGTAACCAGTGGGTGGCTGGTTCCAACCCCTCTGTCCGTTTCCATCTTTGGGCGAGACACTTCACCCATCTTGCTTGCTGGTGGTCAGTAGCGTGGCAGCCTTTCCTCTGTCAGACTGGAACTTGTGGCTGCTGcccagtagcttgccaccatcacGGTGTGAAACGCTTTGGGATCCTCTGGACATGATACAAGTGGAGggcatttcacaaaacaaaaaacattaatctcTTATTGTCCTTTATTTCTTCAGGCCTTCTTCAGCATCATGTCTGTTACTACATGGGAGGTTGATGCTGATCAGCTTCTTGTAGCTGAAAAGAAGACCTTAGTTGTTGAGAAAAAGATAAACGTTAGAGAAATAAAGGAACAGGACAAAGCAGAAACGCAAGAAGTGACCGAAATAaaacaggaaccagaacctcaacCAGTCAAAGAAGAACCGGTTGAACAGTGGATCTTTCAGAATGAAGGGCAGGTTTTAGTGAAGCAGGAGGCCAACACCACTACAGTGACACCTGGTGACAATGAACCAGAACTGCAGCAGATGATTGAGAcaaaagaggaaccagaacctgtagAGAtgaaggaggagcaggaggagccaGACCCTGTGCAGATTAAGGAAGAACCACCAGAACGGGTTCAGATTAAAGAAGAACAGGAGGATATCTGCAGTGGTCAAGATGAAGAACAGCTTGTAATGAAGCACGAAATCAAGACTTTTATAATAACCTCAACTTGTGAGCAAAACGACAGTAGTGAACCAGTACTAAACAAAGACCAGCTGCTCTCTGAATACCACCCTGAATATGAGGGCCAGGAAGACTCAGGATCCAGTAGAGATAAAGAcctgaggacagagaggagacCACAGGACACCAGAAATCACAGAGACAATATGGACAATTcagaaccaaaaacacaaaacactaaTTTGTCCTCTTGTGAAGTATGTGGTAAATACTTCACTAAGCGTAAGTACTTGATGGAccacatgagaactcacacaggGGAGAAGCCATATACTTGTAAATTGTGTGGTAAATCTTTTACTAACCACAGTAATAGAGCTAAACATCTGAGAACTCACACAGACGAGAAACCACATCCATGCGAACTGTGTGATAAATCTTTCAGACAGCCTAATGAGTTGGCTCGTCACTTTAGAACTCACACTGGTGAGAAACCTTTCTCTTGTCTGACTTGTGGAAAAGATTTCACCCAACAGTCTAACTTGACGGTGCACTTGAGatctcacacaggtgagaagccatATTCATGTAACTTTTGTGGTAACACTTTCAGATATGGCGGTCAGTTGACTATTCATGTAAGAACCCACACAGGCGAGAGACCTTTCTCTTGTCTGACTTGTGGAAGAGCTTTCACCAAGCAAAGCGCCTTAACTGAGCATATGAGAACCCATACAGGAGAGAAGCCGTATCCCTGTAAGTTGTGTGataaatcttttagaaaaaGTAGTGCTTTGACTTATCACATGAGAACGCATACGAGTGAGAGGTCATGAATTATGAGATGCACTTTTTGTAGGAAGCAGTTATTTAGTTGTAAactaaataactttttaactAAAACCAACAAGCAAGGGGCAATTCAGTCcctttacttttttgttaagtaaaaccttttgtattttgtacagTTGTAACATTTGTTAACAAATTGATTAATGAATtttttcagaggtttgttaCCTTCCTGTCTCCTGTACTTGGCaaagatttttcaaataaaaaaatacatttgatgtCAAAAATTATATTCCACATTTATTAAGGCAAAGCAcgtcttctttaaaaaatatgcaatagTTATGATTCTACCCATCAAATATCTGAATAGTTTGTCATCCAAATTCCAAAGCACTGAAGCCAGTCCTGTTTGTCCAGCCGTTCATCTGAATTTCTTTATCTGACATTGTGTTGATGCTGGTAATGTAATATAACAGCAGATTGAAATTAACAGcctaaattaaatgttttcaccaaACCATTCATAGACCTAAACATTCCTGTCTGCTAGtcctgcaccgattgcagttttctggccgatcaccgattaccttttttttttaaaagccaaactTAACGATTCTGAtaccatttttttgtctgaaatgttgctcaatatatgaagaaagttgctgaattggcaacaacagggtgactattgttaactgtacATGTGCAGACGTGACCTGGTCAgtcggtctgtcagtcaaacttcTCTCACGGGAGAAAAGAAACGTACAGcggttgatttttagacttttgctgAGGTTGATGACATCGCTGGATAAGATCGGCTCCACGTGTAAAAATCAGACGATCtgccaaaattaaggaaatcggcaccaATAAATCGTCTGGCAgataaattgaattgaattgaatgctttatattaaaaaaacatctaattaattattaaagtgAAGGATGTCTTTCGTAACCCTGATATTGTTGTTCCAGAATCTCTGTGAAGCAGCCAACGCCGGTTCAATGTCTGTATTTGACGTTGTGCCCACAGATATTAATTATTCACAACATAATTCAATGTTAAGCTTTGTGATGCTATTGgccagatatttaattttattagaacGTTAAACTAAAGTTCCTCCTACTCATCAAAATATCATTAGGAATGTAAAGCACCATTAGAACAAATAAGCAAAGAACAAATGTTCTATTCAATGTGGCTACTTTTCATTGCTTATTATAGTAAATACATTTGAACAGATCAAATTTTACATGTTTGGTTTCATACTGATTCTCTGTAATATGTGTGGGGGTTTTTTGCATGTACTTTTCTTGTTTAATTggacaaaacaagaaactgtTAACTAACTGTAACCTTTCTGATGAAAAACAGTTCAGTTATTATGGGTCAATCTAGGAGGTTGCAGATATCTGCATTAATAATATCTAACCTTTGTgaattattcataaatattcataaaatgcTTCATTCTAATATAaacttatatatttatattaaaacttatattaaaattatataatataatttttttgccagtttgttgattcttgcgttgtgtgtttaattgtgagacagttattttttgtttttgggcatgtgcaccgactgatggcaccctttgaatttcgttgtccttgtgacaatgacaataaa contains:
- the LOC111609635 gene encoding oocyte zinc finger protein XlCOF8.4-like — protein: MSVITWKVLDGGSPMNEERNKVEHKTTSTIKIKEEPEPQHIVDRKEELKSQPMKEQVEHFIVQDEGQLLVTQETNNTMVSPADENIFHNEPELQPVKEEPGPVENTEDDEPELIQIKEEHQDHCCHQDEKHLDINQEADIFIMAPACEQKDSHEPEPNKNQLPSANHQEDENQHQQKSNQEDSGSRRDTDLQSEKKPKSTRYHRVFVNNSKQNGHKTNLPSCEVCGKCFAKRKYVTVHMRTHTGEKPYPCIFCGKSFIDHSTRARHTRTHTGVKPYPCDLCDKSFTQPNHLAHHLRTHTGEKPFSCLTCGKDFSQQSNLTVHMRTHTGEKPYYCKLCDKSFIQPSGLARHLRTHTGEKPFSCLTCGKGFIQQSNLTVHMRTHRNKKPPFTVQQKSSSFLSSE